The Gambusia affinis linkage group LG05, SWU_Gaff_1.0, whole genome shotgun sequence region TAAATTTCAGAATGAGGTATTGTCTCTTCTATCTCACAACACAAATTCAGGGATAGTGATTTTCTCTGCTGATTCTACACTATTGTTAATTTCATTGACTGAAACTATGACTTCCATGCACAAATCTGAGACAATCAAGCTAGAAGATGGCTTAAAATGAGGATATCAACAATTTAAGTGAGATTTAATAGTAGGAGGGAATCAGATTCCTATCATACCTCATTTTAGACATGGGAAGTTAAACTAAATTTGCTAAAAACTTGTGATTTCTCACATTAAGTTAATCACCCTTTCtataatgtgttttgtttgtaataGGAACTgttaataaaatctaaaacttaaacaaattatttatttgacagtatcagatttcattttattacatgttACATTAAATTTACTgcaattttatgtaaattatacAGAAACGAACAGATGAACAatacacaaaatgcaaaaataataataatgtattgttcatttatttaatcagtTACAAGTAAGTTGTTATTGTTGAGTTGAATTGATTTGAAGGTCATTTCCATGTGTTTCACTAATCAATGAAATGATCTATACCTGTTAAACCATCTCTGACCAGCTGGGGGACTGGTGCTCACATGAAGCATTGAAAGCCTCAGAGCTTCATGAAGGCCCATTTGGCAATCAGAACTGTCCTCCACATGCTGCTCTGATATTATGAAGATTTTcctgttgtattttttaaaacaaaattctctAACTGTGCTGTCGCCACCTTTCCCTGCGTGCTTAAATGTGTACCACACCCAGTAAGGCCTCTTCTCTGTATTCTTCAGTCAGAATAGTACTTACTGTTTAATGGAATCATTGACAAAATTTCTATAAAAGTCTACTGCATCAAGAGAAAAGTTTGCTTGATTTAGGTTATTCCTGctattctgttttattgttagCTTGCTATTTCTAAAGCTCAGCTGCATTAGCTTCATACCAATTATTATGGGTTTTATTGTTGTATATGTGTCTGCCTCTGTGCCATGGttgttcataataaaaatattttattttcaatgagacatttaactaaataaatatgtaactGAAATTTGATTAgcatagatatataaatatttaggttgGTTGAAGATGGGTttcaaggaaacaaaaatgcaaattgaACTCAGGCAATTTAATTCTTATTATAATAAGACTGAATATATAAAATGGGAGACAGAAAATTGCTTAAGTATGTGTGGATGACTAGTTTGAAGTGTTCTTATTTGATGATCATTTTCTATATCAAGTTTCACTTCAAGTGTTTCTTCCCATGATTGCAAgcaatcacaaaacaaacatctgaggaaattcattaaaaaacatatttatatactttattctctcattttagttatttatggAGCAGCTAACTAAAATATGCTATTATAATTTAATCTGTTAagaattacattaaataaaaacccagtAGACAGCAAATGTATTTCAGCGAAGGCGACTTTCAAATAGAGCAGCAAAATGGAAACAGTAGCGATGTGAAGATAGAGCAGACTCTCTTTGATGGTCAGGATGAATGCAGGAGCTTCGCTCTGAGACAGCAGAGTTGCTCAACCTCCACCCACAAGCAGAAAGACCCAGTTCTACTCAAACACCTCACAGAtgtgaaatctatttttaaccTGTGCTTTTCAACCTGATGCTCATTTGATCTTTTGTGCATCCTCCCTGTGCAGAAAATGGTTGTCTTTACTGCTCCTACACTGCTGGTGTTGGTGACTTTGAGTCTGTTGTCTGCTGAAGAAACAGGTCAgtaaacagttttgtttacttaATATATCTCTCACACTGTATTGCTATTCAAGACAATTAGTGTCCAAATTATAAGGCAAATAATCTAAATGTAGCTATGTTGAAAAAAGAATATACAgagtttttcaaataaaaatttcaggGAAAAAGTCACGTTTTAAATATCTTGCCTAAAAATTATCAGGAAACTttgttgcaaataaatattgagAAAATCATCGATTCATACATTTATAGATcacattaaataacaaaatagcTTGGATCACATGCTTTAGGAAGAGTATAGAAATTGTAGCACAATGAAATGAGATTAACAACATATTAAAAAGAGGTAAAACTGTTAATtgtatttgacaaaatatacTCACTccataactttttaaatcttaatcATTTTTATAAGGACTTTCTTGATTTTGCATACAAGTTTAATTAATCTGTGTCCAAATGTCACTGCAAAACTAACAGGTAGGAATAAAGTGAAGCATAAACCAAGTAAGTCAAAAATTTTGCTCTACAAAAAAAGAACGTCACTAaacaaataagacaaataagCTTTTTGATGGTAAGCTGCAAGGTGAATTAAAAGGTGAATCTATAACCCCACTCTCAATTTGGTTCAGACAAAACCAAAAGCAATCATACCTAAATTATTTAAACCGTTAAGTATAATAATcattctttatattttagtaGCACACCATGAGCAGTTTGCATTTCctgctttgaacattttgtgaATTTGCAGTCATAAGACTGATGAGTTTAAtccatttttcatgtttgatccacttaaacttttaacaaagaTTTTTCTTGCTCAACACTTTCTAGACcctatttgttgtgttttcagcttttcataTTCTCTATAAATTACCAACCTTATGTGCTGTGAAGttaggaatttaaaaaaaaatcagaattagtTGGTTTCAGCgtggtaaaaacatttatttccttaataaaaatgaatttgccTAATCAACAGCAtgttctatacaaataaaactgctgttttctttatctttaaccaaaatcttgtttttggtTGGAGGAGTTGTGAAGTTTTAACTAAATTAGACCAAAAACTTGTGACccaatttgaacaaaataattgggtgcaataaacatttcatcatcCGTTTAATTTATAACCCTATATTTTTAAGTGAagtttaaacataaattttcaATATAAGTGcttgattattttgtttgtaagcTGATTATCGGTTTATCgggttttgaaatgttttcggCATCACATAAATTTTCCaacactgtgaaaatgttttttaaaacttgttcttTAAGAGCTTTTATAAACTGAGAGCACACAAAGTAGGTAATGCCTCATGAAACTTctgatatttctgctttttattaaaataaaattttaataaaaaatggattCGTAGTCATGGTGTCATAGTGAGGCTGAAGATGGAGCACACCGTAGGGCTTTGGCCATTGTGTCGGTACAGGAATCTCATTCCACATCTTCAGGTTTAGAATAATGAGCTTCAACTCTTGTTTTTGTAGTTGTCGCTATTAGATCAGCAGTTTTGCCAGAACAAGTCTTATTGTTCTGGTAAAGCTGAGTCCTGAGGGAACGGTCACTTAGTTCCTACGTAAACTCTGCTCTGCAGATTGTCTGGCAGAGCAGACAATCTGCTGACAATAAGCTCTGACAAGCTTATTGTCAGATAGACATAAGCTTACAGATGTCTATGCAGGTAGACCAAGCTTACAGATGTCTATCTGTAAGCTTTTGTCTATCTGTAAGCTTATTGTGGTAAGCTTACAGATAGACACTAACCCCCGTACTTTACTTTTCCAAAGGCAATAAACAGAACTCAATATGAGTCAAGTGCAAACCTTATaatttgtgctttcttttctcATGTTGCAGATTACTTGACGGTCCGTTACCCTCAAATGACCATCGAACCTCCAAGAGGATCCTCAGCCAAACTATCTTGTGAGgcaaattatgactttgaaaagtgtggagtggtACATGTGGTGTGGCATAGGTTTCAAGAGAATACTGAAACAAGCAGTGAGCTGACTGATCCTGACCAGTACCTAACCACAGTCAACGAGACGATCAGTGATGACAAAAGTAGGCGCAGACAAGTTGTGACAGAGATTATGAGTGTGGCCAAAAGCGATAGTGGTCGAtatcagtgcaaagcttcatgTGAGACTGGAGAGCAAGCAATGGGACATTTCATTACCATCAAGGTCAAAAGTAGGTGTATCAGAAAATCATTGTTCTTAATTAGATCAAGATAACTGGCTAAAAGAGTTTAAATCATTACTGTTGATCTGAAATAAGACACTACACTTTCTATCCAGTCTAACGCCTTGTTTTGCTCTCCGTTATATTTTCTTGCAGGTAGACCATATTCCTGAGCTGCTTCTTTTCCAAAATGACAAGATAAAATGATCATGAGTCAAAGTATACTCCTCCGAAACATAATCTTTTGTCTTAAGTTATCCAATTAGATCAAACTATGTTTCTGTGCAGATTAACCTTTTTTCTGTTGTACTCCATGACTGTTTCTGTCAGTGTTATTTTATGAATCTTCCCAACCTTTAACATGCTTTTGTGTGTACGTGAAACcagaagtcattaaaaacatttggtcAAAACAATCATGTTGAACTAAAGAAAGatacattgtgttttattgaagaGCTCCAGTCATTTATGTGAAATTTATGCTTAAGTATTTGTGATTGTTTTCTAttgcaaagcaaataaaatatgcttGTTGGTcagttttctgagattttttgaCAGTTGCGTGGTTACAGTCTTTGACTCACTCCTGGTTGCCGGTATATAAGGAAAGTAAGTACTTACAGACTGAGCACAAGTCTgtggagtggaagaaaaatcaagcaattttttttttttttaggaattttaAACGAAAACAGTAACATGCAATAATATATCTTATAACCAAATCTCAGTCCTGTCCGACCTGGTTGGGAAAATCCTTCTGGGTGGGATTGTCAGGTTTCTGTAGACTGAAAAACATCTcactaattaaaattttaaaaagtcaacttATCCCCATAGAAACACTTgagatgttttcattaaaaaatagatCTAATTATTCCACTGAATAACTCCATCAATCatcaatatttaaagttttaaagaatttccaaaatgagcaaaataagATCAAATGATTACTTGGAAATGTATCAGCAGGGATagtgtcaagtttttttttttttgtccataacAAAAGGCACGGTCATGAGGATGCTGAATGTGTTGAATAAGATTTTAAAGGAAAGTGGACAAAAGTAGGTCATAACATCCTGTCTCCATGATATAAATACATGattcaataaagaaaatgatttcTCTAAGCCATTCTGCtcaattaaatattatttaagtgAGCGGAGGTTTGATAATCTTTGTAAGTCAGAAAATGGCTACAGGGAAATACAGTCAGGAAACTGAAACTGTGACAAACAGTACTGGATGAGAATCCAACATAATTGTGAATAAGAGAGCCTAAAATGGACCACTGTTactcaaaaaaaattttaaaaacgctgcaacattttaaaaacatttttatgagtcAATCTATGCTGTTTGTCTTTGACAGTagagaaaatctttttcaaaacagaaatacgTTTTAAACTGTCTTCCCTTTCAGCACATTTAAAGTGCATTTACTGTAATTCTGCACTTCTTCCAAGAACATACCTGCGCATTTGGTATTCACACATTGTTCTCTCGTTTATTGAGCAATGCGATTGTGGAAGGCCTGTGAGGCAAACCACTAACAGGAAACTGCCTTGCCTGCTGGGTATTGCTGTTGAGTCCTTTTGAAAGTGTAATCCACAGAGATTATGCTATGTGTCCTTGCACTGAGCatgcaaactgtttttaaaagctattttcaaagtgttaaggaactttcagaaattaatatttcagacaaaatatgtttgcaaaaaCTGTGGTGGGTCATCTCCACAAAAGGTTCTGTGGTTTGAGTCAAGCATTTCAGGATGTGGATGCACATTGTACTTGTGAgtatgttttctcattttcatcaCAGAGACCAAAAAAGCAGCATATGTTTTTTGGTGTGAAGATAATTATAGATTTAGCTGATTAAAACTGATAAGAAACATGTCTGAAAGAATTCCCTGCAATGATTTttacagaaatcagattttatagTAGTTTCAAAATCTAAGTTTAAggatgtaacattttatttttaatgcgtGGATGTAATctctgcattttaaatatctcttTTGTTATACTGTAGCTTggtgtcttttttgtttttcaaatagctggtcacagaaaaaaagagcataCATGCGTTTGGTGCTTCTGGAAACTTTGCAGTTGCTTTTCTCACCCTGGACAGGAAACCACATTATAATCCGGTTGAAAAACTGTTTCACAGGGACCCCACACTGCTTCTGCTGGGTGCTCTCttatcattaaaaacatttataagcagtttaactattttttatctttttggataataaattaaattaaaagaaatacagtAAGACATTCTTGAAAATGTCTCAACATAGAAAACAGTTTGTGGATATTTTCGACCAAGGTATTTTGGCCAATAGTCTTTTCTTAGCTTTACTTTGCCGTGGAGGCTGATTAACATTAGCACACTCATCTGGTAAACATACAGTATGTACTATcaatacataaacaaatgtttcatagtcttctgtcactttttattctcactcaaaaaaaaaattattgtgacatctatatttttggtttatcaaaaaaatacatcaagctCTGATGAATGTCAAGGAACATGAAATTCAGCTGACTGTCTTGAGTTTATTTGATGTAGCCTGGACATCAAATAAACTCAATATATCTTTGAGTTTGTGACatcattgttattttaaagaattaatGACTATTTGAAAGGACCAAACTGAAACGACCCAATTAAGTTTTACAGGTCATCTTCAATGGATAAGAAGACAAAGatggttaaaaatatttttaaaagggtacaaacaaaaaaagtatttaaaaaaaaatcctcacttGGTTCTATATTGGGATGCTAATGAACAGAGAATTTttgttgtacaaaaaaattaaatacctCCTCGTTCAAAGAGCAAACATGGTAGGAAACCCAAGTCCCTTATTGCAGTTTCCAATTTCATCCAGTAGACATAAATTGTTTTACTGTCCACATTTCAATCTTCTTGTTTGCTCTCTTTGGAAGAATTGTGAGATAACAGTCCAGAACCTTGTTGGGAATGTGCTGGTTTGATAAACTTGCTCTGAAGGAAAACTCTGGGAACACAAAGCCCCTCTTTCTTATTGACTGTCTCTCTGAGGACATATTCATTAACCACAAACTGGAAGCCCGCGTCTTCAAACAGCTTAGCCAGGAACTCTGAAAAGAGTTAAGGAAAACAGATTGGGACTGTAAAAGAAATCGATCACAGAGGACTGCTTGTAATACGCCATATTTGAGAAACTACCATAGTTTAATGGATATGCATTCAAACACTACATATTCACATATGggtaatggagaaaaaaagaagtaagaaaCTGTTAGTTACCATAATCACAATAATACAGGCAAAGTAGACATCAAAAGAAACAGCtgtgtatttattaaatttacaaataagaaaaataagcacATTTTATGTCTCTTAATAGTCTGTGTTGAACAAAATACCTACATTGAACTTTACTGACCTTTAGAGAAGAAGTAGGATCTTGTTCCATCTTGACGGACGTAAAAGTTGTCCCCCAGCTTGCTGCCAGATTTAAACCGGAGCATAGCGTGATCATAGAGGCCGTAATCCCTGAACAGGACGACACCGCCAGGCTTCAGGACCTGAAAGTAAGATTCAGACTATATTAGGCAGGTCCATGTTGACTGCATGAAAGTTACCAAAAGCACACAGAGAGAATTCCACCAGAAAGTCAAATGATGTTTCCAAAAATGTTGGCATGCTGTATGCAAAGTATCAAAAATGTGCACTTAAATGAATGTTGTACAAACTATGCCTGGGACTTTAACTTGTTCATCTGAATGgattaataacagaaaaaaatacaggaaaaatattGAACGCAATTAATCACACAGTGGAATGTAAACAGATGTGCCTTCTAACCCGGTgtttaaaaaagtcaaagattcAGAATTGAAAAACTTTGCTAACTGCTTCAAATATTGCCCTTGATAACAATGCTATTAATCATTATTAATTACTTACAAATCCAATATTCAATTAATTTCTCATCATGCCCCACCAACAGTACAAACGCAACATCTTAAACTAGAAAACCTATTTGTGTCACTATGAAACCCTCAGCACGTTTTGCTTGTCCATCTCTGTTTTTACCTTGCCAATGTTCTCTAAAGCCACCTTCATCTTATCAGGATGAATGGCCGACAGGACAAAGATGAGAGTAACAACGTCAACGCTGGTCTCTGGAACATTTTCCGTCAAATGGTCTTTTGTTAAATCACACTGGAATGCACAGCAGCGCTCGGGGCGGTACAgaggatttttctgtttcaacaacacaaaaaaagacacatatACAACCTTGCTAGATGGTTTTAAGTACTCTCAAGCACAAGCTTTCAAAACTAAACTGCACTCTACTGATCAGAGCTGCTgattgtaattaattaaatttttttgacatCAATAAGTCTGATTTCACTAAATCTTGAAtcctttttgtcactttttagttgctgtgcatttaaaaaagcagctaaaCTGTTTAATGTAGAATTGGGCTTCTATACTTAATCAAAAGTAATTCAAAGATTCACAGGTTGAAATCTTACTTTGACAAATTCAACAGCCCGGGGTGAGAAATCACACGCATAAACAAAGATGTTGAGGTCTTCCTCTAGCAGAGGGAAGATGCAGTTTCCTACTCCACAGCCagcctccagcagaaccagcttCTGGgactcaaactgaaaaaaggtttgaaaaaatacagaatactGTTAAATAACAATTCATTTAGTACATGCATGTGCTGAAGTAAGTTCAAATTATGCTCAATACAAAAACTTTGAGATAACTCCAAAAATCTAACTTTGACATTGCTGTGGAGCCAGTTGTTTCTACtgtttcttcaaaaatgtatttatagaaGTGGGGAATGTTATTATATAAATGTAAGTAACTAATAAATATCCAGAAAAACATTACAGGGACAGAAAAACTTATGTGGCTCACTTAAACGAGCCACACAACTTTTGGTCCCATCAGGTTTTCCTAGATATAAAGATTTCCTTCAAAAAGCCTTTCAAACATAAGAAACCTATCACTTAACATGCTGCTGCTTACCCTGGCATTGTGTTATACTACATTACTGAATGCTATCAAGCTGCCAAATTCCTGGTTTTACAGTAAGTCACATTTGCTTTTAATCAGTTGATCAAGTTCATTTGAGTACTTTTTGAGAATGATCTCGGTCTGCTAACCTCTCTACATGCTTGGAGCTCCTCAAACTCTCTGGTGGTCCAGTGTCTGTCTTTGAAGAAATTCGTCgtatttcttttgtaaaacaagtcccagttttttttagcttctttttcaAGTTTCATCTGTTTGAAGTCGGACACCAGAGTCCGTTCGCTTCTCAGTCTGTCCAGCTCCTCCTGGGTTAAATGTCTGGCTGTGGAGGTTGTTGTTTGTCCGCATGGAAACGTTTCATCTTTGGATTCCAATTTTACGGTTTGTGTGAGGTCAACTTCGCACTTTTCAATTGCTGTAAGTGACATGATACATTAAAACTGATTGGATGCCTTGTCAACAGCTAACATCTATACATTTAAAACTAGAATATAATTTGCTAAACTTTTCCACCGTTCGACGCCATCTTGTTCGCTATTTTAACTCTACCGTGTggagtcaaaaataataattccttGTCCATTTCAGTGGCACCACAGTCTG contains the following coding sequences:
- the mettl6 gene encoding tRNA N(3)-methylcytidine methyltransferase METTL6, whose translation is MSLTAIEKCEVDLTQTVKLESKDETFPCGQTTTSTARHLTQEELDRLRSERTLVSDFKQMKLEKEAKKNWDLFYKRNTTNFFKDRHWTTREFEELQACREFESQKLVLLEAGCGVGNCIFPLLEEDLNIFVYACDFSPRAVEFVKKNPLYRPERCCAFQCDLTKDHLTENVPETSVDVVTLIFVLSAIHPDKMKVALENIGKVLKPGGVVLFRDYGLYDHAMLRFKSGSKLGDNFYVRQDGTRSYFFSKEFLAKLFEDAGFQFVVNEYVLRETVNKKEGLCVPRVFLQSKFIKPAHSQQGSGLLSHNSSKESKQED